TGCCGATGCCGCCGATCCACGGCAGCGGGATCAGCAGCCCGAAAAGAGCGAGGCTCGGAATCGTCTGCACGACCGAGACGCTGCCGAGCACGAGGCTCTTCCAGCGCGGCCGGCGCGTCAGCACGATTCCGAGGGGAATCGCGACGACGCACGCCACGCCGACCGAGATGGCGACGAGAAGGATGTGACGCAGCGTCGCGGCGAGGATCTCGGCGGCCATCTCCGTCCTGTCAGGGTGTGGCCGCACGGCCGGCATCGGCGTCGGTGCCTGCACCGGCGCTGCGCACGCCCCATTCGCTTGCGGCAATGAAAGCACGGGCTTCGTCGTGCGTGCTGGCCGCAAGATCGGCGACGCTGCCATCGGCGACGAGCCGGCCCTCGACGACGAGCGCGACGCGGTCGGCGACCCTCGCGGCTTCCGCCAGGTCATGAGTGACGAACACCGCCGTCTTGCCGAGACGAACGGAAAGCTCACGGAACTCCTGCTGCAGCTCGCGGCGAGTAATCGGGTCGAGGGCAGCGAAAGGCTCATCGAGAAGCAGCAGCGGCGGATCGGCCGCCAGCGCCCTGGCGACACCGACTCTCTGGCGCTGCCCGCCGGAGAGCTGGTGCGGAAACCGGCCTGCGTAGGTGTCGGGTTCCAGGCCGACCATCGCCAGCAGCTCGTGGGTGCGCTCGCGAATCCTGGCGGGCGACCAGCCCTCGAGCTCGGGAACCGTCGCGACGTTGCGTGCGACGTCGAGGTGGGGAAACAGCCCGACCTCCTGGATCACGTAACCGCAGCGACGGCGAAGCGCGATCGGATCCTGGTCGGTGGTCGCGACGCCGCCCACGCGTACAGAGCCGGACGTCGGCAGCAAGAGCGCGTTGACGAGCCGCAGCGCCGTCGTCTTTCCGGAGCCACTGCGACCGATCAGCGCAAGCGTCTGGCCGGCCGGTACCGACAGCGAGAAGTCGTCGAGGATGTGGCGGCCGTCGGGGAGCGCGAACACGGTGCGATCGAACTCGACGAAGCCGTTCACCGGGCGTGCTCTCCGAATCCCGGCGCTCGCGCATCGACGTCCAGGCGCAGGGGCCGCCCGGCGGATCCGACCAGAGGAGCGACGTCGTTGGTCCCTTCGGGGCAGGCCAGCGCGGCCAGCACCAGCGCCTGGCTGCGACCGACGCCCGCCTCGAACATTCCGCCGATGTACGGCTCGATGCCGAGCGTCCTGGCGCGTGCGATGCAGTCGATCGCCTCGAGCACGCCTCCGAGGCGCGGCGCTTTGATATTGACGGCAAGGGGTCGCGGCACGAGATGCTCGAGCGCCTCGGCGCTGATGACGGGACTGTCGGCGGCAAAACGCGCGCGCAGCGACGCAGACCAGCGCTCGCGCGGCAACGGTGGATCCTCGATGCGGCAGCCGGGAACCAGCGCGCATGCGCGCTCGGCGTCCTCGACGCTGCCCGCATCCTTGCAATCGAGCACCGCGACGCGCCCGAGTGCGGCGAGGTCCTTCAGCACCGAGTCCGGCCACGCAGGGTCGAGATCGATCTTCACCTCGAGAGGACCGGCAAAGCCCTCGGTGATTTCGCGAACCGGGTCCTGCATCCTTGCGAACGATAGCACATAACGCACCGGGCGCGGGTCCACTGCTGTCAGTCGAAACAGGTTGGTGTGCTGCTGGCGCAGCGCAAGATCGATCGCTGCCGCTTCGATGGCTGCGCGATCATACGCAGGCAGATCGCCTGCCAGCCCGCTCCACTGTCCAACGGTCGTTTCGGGACGGATCGGAAGCTTCTGGACAGCCTCC
This region of Candidatus Binatia bacterium genomic DNA includes:
- a CDS encoding ATP-binding cassette domain-containing protein; amino-acid sequence: MNGFVEFDRTVFALPDGRHILDDFSLSVPAGQTLALIGRSGSGKTTALRLVNALLLPTSGSVRVGGVATTDQDPIALRRRCGYVIQEVGLFPHLDVARNVATVPELEGWSPARIRERTHELLAMVGLEPDTYAGRFPHQLSGGQRQRVGVARALAADPPLLLLDEPFAALDPITRRELQQEFRELSVRLGKTAVFVTHDLAEAARVADRVALVVEGRLVADGSVADLAASTHDEARAFIAASEWGVRSAGAGTDADAGRAATP